One genomic window of Meles meles chromosome 15, mMelMel3.1 paternal haplotype, whole genome shotgun sequence includes the following:
- the LOC123925929 gene encoding galectin-3-like → MADSFSLNDALSGSGNPNPQGWPGQWGNQPAGAGGYPGASYPGAYPGQAPPGSYPGQAPPGGYPGQAPPGGYPGQAPPGGYPGQAPPGAYPGATAPAYPGPPASGAHPGQLSGPGAYPPPGQPSAPGAQPAAGAFGIPAGPLTVPYDLPLPGGVMPRMLITILGTTKPNANRFALDFKRGNDVAFHFNPRFNEDNKRVIVCNTKLDNIWGKEERQAIFPFESGKPFKIQVLVESDHFKVAVNDAHLLQYNHRMKNLQEISKLGISGDIDLTSASHVMI, encoded by the coding sequence ATGGCAGACAGTTTTTCACTTAATGATGCTTTATCTGGGTCTGGAAACCCAAACCCTCAAGGATGGCCTGGTCAATGGGGAAACCAGCCTGCTGGAGCAGGGGGCTATCCAGGGGCCTCCTATCCTGGTGCCTACCCTGGACAAGCTCCTCCTGGCAGTTATCCTGGACAGGCCCCTCCTGGCGGCTACCCTGGACAGGCCCCTCCTGGCGGCTACCCTGGACAGGCCCCTCCTGGCGGCTATCCTGGACAGGCACCTCCAGGAGCGTACCCTGGCGCAACAGCTCCTGCTTATCCTGGACCACCCGCATCAGGAGCCCACCCTGGGCAACTGAGTGGGCCCGGGGCCTACCCACCTCCTGGACAGCCAAGTGCTCCTGGAGCCCAGCCCGCTGCTGGCGCCTTTGGCATCCCTGCTGGACCACTGACTGTACCTTATGACCTGCCCTTGCCCGGAGGAGTCATGCCTCGCATGCTGATAACAATTCTGGGCACAACGAAGCCCAATGCAAACAGATTTGCTTTAGATTTCAAGAGAGGGAATGACGTTGCTTTCCACTTTAACCCACGCTTCAATGAGGACAACAAGAGAGTCATAGTTTGCAATACAAAGCTGGATAAcatctggggaaaggaagaaagacaggcgATTTTCCCATTCGAAAGTGGTAAACCATTCAAAATACAAGTGCTGGTTGAATCTGACCACTTCAAGGTTGCGGTCAATGATGCTCACTTGTTGCAGTACAATCATCGGATGAAAAATCTCCAGGAAATCAGCAAACTGGGAATTTCTGGTGACATAGATCTCACCAGTGCTTCACACGTTATGATATAA